The Isorropodon fossajaponicum endosymbiont JTNG4 genome segment GTCATCAAAACTGAATAAAATGCATTCGATTGATGAATTATTCTCGCACTTTTTAGATATTTTTATTAACATGACTGGCGCCTCATCAGGCGCTGCACGCAGTTTATCTGATGATGGTCAGCTTCACTTGATGGCAACACAAGGCGTTATTGACAAGCAGGGTCAGGTAGCAGATGTATTAAGTTCAGATTGTTTTTGTGGCGAAGTTGCTATGGCAAGTGACACTTATGTGCAATTTAGTGTACATACTTGTGCACAATGCGTGGGTAAGAAGTCTCAAGCCAAAGTCAGTGTTGGTACAATATTTATCCCACTTAGGTATCATGGAAAAACACTAGGCACTTTTAATTTATTTTTTGATACACTACCCTCACTGGCTTTTGATGAGCGTGCACTGCTCAGTTCTATTGCTGAAAATATCGCCATTGCACTAGATAAAGCTCGCCTAGATGCCCAAACTAAGCGCATGGAATTATCACAAGAGCGTTTGTTTTTATCACAAGAGATACATGATTCATTAGCCCAAACTATTTACAGTTTAAAACTGCAAGTAACGGTACTTGGGAACATGCTTAAAGCAGGTAAAAAATCTGATGCAAGTGACAAAGTGTTGAGTTTACAATCTAATATTACCCAGGCAAATCAAGAGTTACGTGAGTTGATGTGTAATTTTCGTGTGCCATTAGACCCTAAAGGGATTGAGACTTCTTTGACAAACTTACTCAATCGATTTATGTCAGAAGAAGGCATTGCTACTTATTTACAAGTTGAGGGTAAACTACAAGTATCCCCAGAGGTGGAAATGCAAATCATGCGCATTACTCAAGAGGCATTGTCTAATATACGTAAACACGCCAAAGCTCGCAATGTACGTGTTTTGCTTTTGGCAGAGCCTAATTGTCAATTACTGATTGA includes the following:
- a CDS encoding GAF domain-containing sensor histidine kinase; this encodes MTNIVDVLLVVLILLVYLGLYLSIRQDFLSPFSDLQSWVDSHKSSQSVRLSDYQRTTFQPVVKAINHLIDENQHLYDDMESILNKQIQRLSKKSASLETLYSVSSKLNKMHSIDELFSHFLDIFINMTGASSGAARSLSDDGQLHLMATQGVIDKQGQVADVLSSDCFCGEVAMASDTYVQFSVHTCAQCVGKKSQAKVSVGTIFIPLRYHGKTLGTFNLFFDTLPSLAFDERALLSSIAENIAIALDKARLDAQTKRMELSQERLFLSQEIHDSLAQTIYSLKLQVTVLGNMLKAGKKSDASDKVLSLQSNITQANQELRELMCNFRVPLDPKGIETSLTNLLNRFMSEEGIATYLQVEGKLQVSPEVEMQIMRITQEALSNIRKHAKARNVRVLLLAEPNCQLLIEDDGIGFEKDQNESEVMGNNIGMNIMKERATRIGASIEIESEVDEGTRVIVNFPKLP